The Cyclobacterium amurskyense genome contains the following window.
GAACTGGAGACCTAATTCTGGCCTGGAACAACAATGGTAAATCAGGACCGGGTTATTTCAAATCCAAAAGGACACCTCTCACGGTGGCTATTTCCAAGGACGAGGGTCAATCCTGGGTGAATATTCAGAACATTGAAGGAAGCAGTCATGCTTCATATGCCTATACTGCGATTCACGAAGTGGATGATCATATTCTCTTCGCTTATTATGTGAAGCATGATGACAAACCGGGCTATGACCTTCGCATCAGACGGATGTCTCTAAAAGAAATATACGATTTCGATAATCCATACCCTGTTTTGATCGTCGCCAATAAACATTCCAATACTTTGTCGTATCTGGACCCAGTCAAAATGGAAGTTTTGGAAACCATCAACATAGGCAATAATCCCCATGAAATTACGATATCACCGAATCAGCGATTTGCTTACCTCAGTAGCTATGAAGCCCCTGGGGATAAAATTTTTGTAGTCGATTTGATGAAAAGGCAACAGGTAGACACAATCCACACCGGAGAGTATACACGTATACATGGAGCTGCTTTCTCACCTGAAGGGACACATGCCTACTTTACAGCTGGCCAAACTGGGCATGTGGTAGAAGTAGAAACTGCCACCAATACTGTATCCCGTGCCATTCCTACCGGAGGTGAGATTTCTCATATGGTATATCTTTCACCTGATGGAAAACACCTTTTGACGGCCAATATTTCTTCTGAAAATATCTCTGTTATAAACAGAGAATCTGGAGAATTAGAAACTTTAATTCCTGCTGGGAAAGGAGTGGAAGGAATGGCTTTCACCCCAGATGGTAAATATTTATGGGCTTTAAACCAAACAGGAGGAAGTATAACCGTCATAAATTGGCTTTCCAAAACAGTTGTAACCGAATTTGAATGCTCGGGAATGCCTGTTCGTATCAAGTTTTCTAAGGATGGTAGCCGGGCTTATGTAGCAGGCTGGGAAAAGAATGGAACATTGACGGTTATTGATGTAGCATCCAAGAAAGAAATTAAAAGAATACCAGTTGGCAGCTATGCCATAGGAGTTGAAATCTCCTCCGATGGCAAATATGCATTTGTAGGTTGTGAAGATGCTGGAAAAACAAGCATTGGCAAGGATGGTGAAGAAAATCTTGAAAAACTAAAAGCCAAGTCTGATGGTGTGCATGTGGTAGACCTCCACAAACTAGAGGTTGTAAAGGTTATTGAAACCGGTTTAGGACCAGACCCCATGCAATTATGGTGGCCTCCTAATAAACTGATTGAAGACTAAATACAAGGTGAGCGATTATAGCCCCATCTGGAATAAGGTAGTTAAACCCGAAATATGCAATAGACATTCTATTAAGTGCTGAAATCGCTTTAAAATCAGCCACTTCGTTGCTGTTTTCAATTTCACCATAGCGGTGCTATGCTAAAATCTCCAAACAGCCTGATTTTCTTGCGATTGCAACACTTCCCGTAAACACGGGACAGGCTATCACGAATCCATAATCCGGGTTTAACAAACTATTTTATTTAGGTTGGTATGAATAACTGACACCTTTGTTTGCATCAATACCTGTGGGAAGTTTAAAGATCAAACAACCCTTCCTAGCTTCTTGGCTTCAGCATCTTTTCTTGCCCCGTAAAGTATCCCTAAAAGCATTCCCAAAGTTGTCCCCATAGACAAACTCATACTTGACCCTAAAAGGGATTCAATAGAAGTTCCATAAAACATCCCTAATGCCGTTCCGAAAATCATACCGTAAACCATCCCTATTTCTGTATAATGTTTTTCCGTAGTGAAATAAAACTCCTCTTTTAGAAAAACTTTAAATTCAGACAGTTTTTGTTTATAGTATTTTTTCAAGTTGTCCGTTGAAGCATCTAGCTGTAGTGAATCAAGTTCTTTCTGTATTATTGGTGATTGACTTTCAGTTAAACCCTTGCTTTTTAAACTATTCAGAATTTGAATAAAGCCCTTGTAAATCTTTATTTCCCCTTTGTTGTCTGTTGTTTTCAATAATTTATTAAAAACTTCAATTGCCTCTGTAATGCTCATGTTCTTTGTATTTTTTGTATGTATCCAAAATATTGGGTTGAGATATCTTATTTTATTCAGCTCTTAATTCCTCCATGTCTGAGATCAACTCGTCAAGCTTTCTAATTACTCTTCCATAAATAATATTTAAATCCCAATAGTAAATCTTACCTCCCAAAAGTGCTAAAACAGCAAGAATTAATATCATGACTAAAAGTCCGATCAATGGCATCCCAAAAACCACATTAAGGTCAGGGTATTTCACCATAAGCTCACTCATTACCGTTTCGTTTAGTTGTTGTCCATTTTTGCTCGAAAACCAAAACCCCATTATAGCAGATAGAAAAATTATGGGGTAATAAAACCTCGCCAATTTCATATTGACGGATATTTGATCATCCAACCAGCTTCTGAATGATCTAAGGTATTCATAGCTATTAACATTTTCATCAATGCTCTCCAAACCTTTTGAAAGTCTTTTATTCACTATAAACACCAAACTCGAAACCAGAAAAAGACCTATTCCCATAATGGGAATCCCTAATAAAAAAGAAGCTCCCAAAACCATTGTGGATCCAATCGCAATGGCATTCAAATTAGTTTTAAACATCCTCTTATATTTATCGATAAAATGAATCGATTTTTGGTTGTATAGGTTGGTTACTTTTGGACCTACCAATGCCTCATTTTTCATAAATCCTTCTTTCCAAATTGCTTCAATTGACTTTTCCATCTAATCGTTTTTTTAACCGTTCTTTAATTCTTTTAATGCGCACCCCGATGTTATTTGGGTTAGTACCAATAATGTCTGCTATTTCCTGATAAGACTTTTCTTCCAGATAAAGTAAAATCACTCCCCTGTCAACTTCCGACAGTTGCCTAATGGCATCATACAAATGATTTAGTGCCTCATCTGAAAATGCATGGCTATCTTCAACCACCTCTTCAGGCAAGGCATCAGAAGCGAAATACTGAGAACTGTTTTTCTTTTTCTTCAACAAGGTCAAGCAAACATTCAAAGACAATCTGTAAACCCAAGTAGACCACTCAGACTGCCTGCGGAAATTGTCTCTGCTTTTCCAAATTTGTAAACATACTTCTTGATAGTAATCTTCAAAATCTTCTTGCGTATTGGTATATGCGCGGCATATCTTAATAATGATTGCTGCATAGGGTAAAATTGAAGATCTATAAAAGTCGCTGCTCACTGTTTTTTTCTTGGTTAGTGGCGAGAATTAAATATTATTACACCTAATTGAAAATATTTGTGAAAAAAAGTACTGCATAAATAAGTTGAGACCATCTCCTGAATAGAAAAATCATTGCCCTTGAATAAGACCGAAATAGGTAGAAGTCTTTTTATTAGGCGATGAAATCACTCTTAAAAAAAGATCAGTACAGGGCCTTGAAAGAAAAAACATGCACTATGAACACTGAGTTAAAATTAGTCCAGGGCCATCGGCATTTCTTCAAGGTTGTATTTAATGTCTGTAATATTAAGTTTTAACCAGGTCCAATTTCCTCTCTCTAATTTCCACTCCGCCTTCGATTCAACTGGGATTTTTATCCCATTTCGTTCTTCGGTTTTGGTAGCGGTAACTGTCCATTCAGTAGGCAAAACATCATCTGCATCCTTATACCGCATGGCCACAAATTTTTTAAAATCCCCATTTTCTTCAAAGTGAAATATGCCTGAACCTTCGGTCCCATTATATTCCATTGTGGCTTTCGCCGAATAGTCATCCATTGCCTCCCAACTTATATATGGGTTCAAGGCAAAAGATGGGAACCAAACCATTTCGGCCAAATACCGCTGTAAGGTGGCTTGATTTACCTTATCATTGTTTTTTGCATCTACAACAGAAAAGAAGGAAAGCAACTTAATCGTCATTTCTCCTTGACCATTTTCAAATTTATCTCTCCCAACCACAGCTAAAAATGGATTCATTTTTAGCTTGACTGACCAAATAAAAGCTGGAGGTGCAATGGTGAAATATTGTCGGGCTTTTGCCTTGTTCCATTCTTTTTGCTCAGGTTTCATCAACATTTGCAAGTCTTGTTCCAAATAAACATTGTAAACCAATGGTTTTGCAATTGCCCCACTATTAAGTAACCATTTTTGAATTGTTGCAGGCAAGTCCACTATCATTTGCTCCGATAAAATGGTGTTTACTAAGGTATTTGAATCCTCAAACATTTTCGCTGTTTCATCACCCACCATTTTCTTAAAGCTTCCCGATGAATAAAGAAGAAAAATTAAAACCAGTACGACCAAATTTATAATTGTCCCGAACTTGGCATCACTCCAATAGTTTAGAATTAATAACTGTGAAAGGATTACACCCACAATTCCAATTGCCCACCAATAATTGGACTGAATGGACAATAAAAATACAGTTACAGCAAATAATACAAAGGTCAACAACCATAATAATCCAAACGCTTTGGAGATGGGTTGGGTAATGGCATTAAATTCGGAAAGGTCAAAGGCCTTTAAAAATCCAAACAGATGGATAACACCATGTATCCCAATGACTATTATTAAAGCTATTCGCATAATTTTTCTATTTTAATGTAGAATAATGCCTGACAACTTAATTTCTTTAACTGCTCTAAAATAGTGAAAAAATAAACGACTAGCACCTCAGGCGCTTCAAATCTTGAGAAGCTCCTTTCAGCACTTATTCTTTATTGAATTTAGCCTTAAAAATGTTAGGGCATTCCTTTTCAGCTTTTCATTATTGATAGTATTTCATTTACTTTCAGGCTACATAAGCCAAACAAATACCTCTTATTGATTCACGAATACACACGAAGATTATCGACTCAAGAGAATTTCAATGTTTTCATAGTTCATTAAAGCCATGCTATGTACCTTAGTTTTCTCTGTTAATGGTTATATTATAGATTAAAACCATCCTTCAATTCCAAAAACAAATACCAACACTGATGGCACACTTTATATGCAATGGCTACTCTAAAATCTTTGGATTTAGCAGAGGTAAAAATATAGGAATATCCCTCTTCCTTACACTTTTTACCTTATTACCCCTTCTCATTCAGGCGCAAGGCAAAAAAGAACTGAATGTTTTGTTTATGATCTCAGATGATCTTACAGCTACAGCATTGTCTAGTTATGAAAATGGCGCTAGCCATACCCCAAACATAGACAAATTGGCTTCTGAAGGGACGCGGTTTACAAAAGCCTACTGCCAATATCCTGTCTGTGGTCCATCCAGGGCATCCATGATGTTTGGCTATTACCCAAATGCGACAACCACCTATGGCTACGTTAGTGGACGAGAAAAGGTAGGCCCAAACCGCCAGTCATGGGCCCAATTGTTCAAAGACAATGGTTACTATACTGCTCGGGTTGGTAAGATATTCCATATGGGCTCTGTCGATATCCTGAAAGGAAGAAATGGAAAGGATGATCCTGTATCTTGGACAGAAAGATTTAACAGCCCAGCCCCTGAGGTTTTTGCTAAAGGAGAGCATGAATTGGTTCAAAATAATCCTTTTGGTTTGCTTACCTTACCTAAGGATAGCCTTTGGAATGGAGGCAATCAAATTCACATTGTCAAGACGGAAGAATATGAGATTCAGACAGATGCCGAAACAGCCAATAAGGTATCGAAACTCCTGAGAGCGCATAAAAACGAGCCGTTTTTTATCGCGGCCGGCTTTTTCCGCCCTCATGTACCTTTTGTAGCTCCTAAATCTTCCTTTGATAGCTATCCACATGAGCAAATTGTGATGCCTCCCAAGGTTGATGGCGACTGGGATGACATTCCTGAGCAAGGGATTAATTATGTGAACAGTGTAAATGGGGAAATGACAGTCGAACAAGAGAAAAAAGCTGTGGCTGCTTATTATGCTTCTACCTCCTTTTTGGATGACCAAGTCGGCAAAGTATTGCAAACCTTAAAAGAAGAAGGACTCGAAAAAAACACTATTGTTATCTTTACCTCTGACCACGGCTACTTTTTGGGAGAACATCGGTTTTGGATGAAAGTCGGATTGATGGAAGAATCCGTCAGGGTTCCGTTGATCATCAAAGTACCTGGACAAGCCCCAGCAGTGTGTTATTCTTTTGCAGAACTAATTGACCTCTATCCAACCATTTCGGAATTAGCAGGCTTACAAGCTCCAGAAGCTATCCAAGGCAAAAGTCTGGCCCCGCTGATCGATAATCCCAAGTTAGAAGTAAGGGACTTTGCTTTTTCCGTTTCTCAGCGGAATGGTAGAATGGGCTATCTAATTCGCTCATCTGAATGGGCTTATATTCAATATGGAGAGCAGGCTGAAGGAGG
Protein-coding sequences here:
- a CDS encoding exo-alpha-sialidase, whose product is MRKNTIQEIPMRMTILIGISLLFINISKVAQAQAHKSPGTFTDILSSLENPRNSEGDFITLKDGRILFAYTRFMNSTSDHAPAQIMGRYSEDGGKTWSVKDKLIVEREGDQNVMSVSFLRLQNGDIALFYARKNSLEDCIPMVRISKDETQTWSEPTPIITDQNGYFVLNNDRVIQLKSGRILAPVSLHKTPNSEWRNRGEIRCFYSDDMGNSWKMGQVLPVPINAISQEPGVVEMNDGRIMMNIRTNQGAQYSSFSLDEGITWSLANKTIIPSPISPASLKRLNGTGDLILAWNNNGKSGPGYFKSKRTPLTVAISKDEGQSWVNIQNIEGSSHASYAYTAIHEVDDHILFAYYVKHDDKPGYDLRIRRMSLKEIYDFDNPYPVLIVANKHSNTLSYLDPVKMEVLETINIGNNPHEITISPNQRFAYLSSYEAPGDKIFVVDLMKRQQVDTIHTGEYTRIHGAAFSPEGTHAYFTAGQTGHVVEVETATNTVSRAIPTGGEISHMVYLSPDGKHLLTANISSENISVINRESGELETLIPAGKGVEGMAFTPDGKYLWALNQTGGSITVINWLSKTVVTEFECSGMPVRIKFSKDGSRAYVAGWEKNGTLTVIDVASKKEIKRIPVGSYAIGVEISSDGKYAFVGCEDAGKTSIGKDGEENLEKLKAKSDGVHVVDLHKLEVVKVIETGLGPDPMQLWWPPNKLIED
- a CDS encoding RNA polymerase sigma factor: MSSDFYRSSILPYAAIIIKICRAYTNTQEDFEDYYQEVCLQIWKSRDNFRRQSEWSTWVYRLSLNVCLTLLKKKKNSSQYFASDALPEEVVEDSHAFSDEALNHLYDAIRQLSEVDRGVILLYLEEKSYQEIADIIGTNPNNIGVRIKRIKERLKKRLDGKVN
- a CDS encoding DUF6920 family protein, whose product is MRIALIIVIGIHGVIHLFGFLKAFDLSEFNAITQPISKAFGLLWLLTFVLFAVTVFLLSIQSNYWWAIGIVGVILSQLLILNYWSDAKFGTIINLVVLVLIFLLYSSGSFKKMVGDETAKMFEDSNTLVNTILSEQMIVDLPATIQKWLLNSGAIAKPLVYNVYLEQDLQMLMKPEQKEWNKAKARQYFTIAPPAFIWSVKLKMNPFLAVVGRDKFENGQGEMTIKLLSFFSVVDAKNNDKVNQATLQRYLAEMVWFPSFALNPYISWEAMDDYSAKATMEYNGTEGSGIFHFEENGDFKKFVAMRYKDADDVLPTEWTVTATKTEERNGIKIPVESKAEWKLERGNWTWLKLNITDIKYNLEEMPMALD
- a CDS encoding sulfatase, coding for MAHFICNGYSKIFGFSRGKNIGISLFLTLFTLLPLLIQAQGKKELNVLFMISDDLTATALSSYENGASHTPNIDKLASEGTRFTKAYCQYPVCGPSRASMMFGYYPNATTTYGYVSGREKVGPNRQSWAQLFKDNGYYTARVGKIFHMGSVDILKGRNGKDDPVSWTERFNSPAPEVFAKGEHELVQNNPFGLLTLPKDSLWNGGNQIHIVKTEEYEIQTDAETANKVSKLLRAHKNEPFFIAAGFFRPHVPFVAPKSSFDSYPHEQIVMPPKVDGDWDDIPEQGINYVNSVNGEMTVEQEKKAVAAYYASTSFLDDQVGKVLQTLKEEGLEKNTIVIFTSDHGYFLGEHRFWMKVGLMEESVRVPLIIKVPGQAPAVCYSFAELIDLYPTISELAGLQAPEAIQGKSLAPLIDNPKLEVRDFAFSVSQRNGRMGYLIRSSEWAYIQYGEQAEGGMELYDMNYDKGQYNNLALYPKYTEVVSEMQGLLKDKLAEVRANDLGIEY